Proteins co-encoded in one Bradyrhizobium sp. 170 genomic window:
- a CDS encoding aldehyde dehydrogenase family protein produces the protein MSIAYDYDRASVPAIASAKPRLLLIDGQHVPSASGRTFKTLNPANEQVIATVAEGNEADVDRAVAAARRAFEGPWRSMRASERGQILLRLAELMKQHADEIAALESLDAGKPIAGVLRQDLPAAIDTLTYYAGWADKISGEVVSTREEALTYTMREPVGVVAAIVPWNFPLMIGMWKLAPALACGCTIVMKPAELTSLSALRIGELALEAGLPPGVLNIVTGPGRVVGDALVNHPDVDKVTFTGSPGVGRGILRGAAGNFKRVSLELGGKSANVIFDDADIEAASKAAASGIFFNAGQVCSAGSRVLAHEKVYDEVVERLTQRAKAIRIGDPADRATAMGPVISEKQMKSILDYVDIGRNEGAFLTTGGERVGDRGYFISPAVFANVQHEMRISQEEIFGPVVSVIKFKDEAEALRIANGTAYSLAAGVWSRDIGRVQRFAKQAKAGTVWINTYGYTDVRLPWGGVRDSGFGREHGTAALENFTEPKAVWMNLNV, from the coding sequence ATGTCTATTGCATATGATTATGACCGCGCGTCCGTCCCCGCCATCGCATCCGCCAAGCCCCGGCTGCTGCTGATCGACGGCCAGCACGTCCCGTCCGCCTCCGGCCGCACGTTCAAGACCCTAAATCCGGCCAACGAACAGGTCATCGCGACGGTGGCCGAAGGCAACGAGGCCGACGTCGATCGCGCGGTGGCGGCGGCGCGGCGCGCCTTCGAGGGCCCCTGGCGCAGCATGCGCGCCTCCGAACGCGGCCAGATTTTGCTCCGTCTGGCCGAGCTGATGAAGCAGCACGCCGATGAGATCGCAGCCCTTGAAAGCCTCGATGCCGGCAAGCCGATCGCGGGCGTGCTGCGGCAGGACCTCCCCGCCGCCATCGATACGCTGACTTACTATGCCGGCTGGGCCGACAAGATCAGCGGCGAGGTGGTCTCGACGCGGGAAGAAGCGCTCACCTACACCATGCGGGAGCCGGTTGGCGTGGTTGCCGCCATCGTGCCCTGGAATTTCCCGCTGATGATCGGGATGTGGAAACTGGCGCCGGCGCTGGCCTGCGGCTGCACCATCGTGATGAAGCCCGCCGAGCTGACATCGCTTTCCGCATTGCGCATCGGCGAGCTGGCGCTCGAAGCCGGATTGCCGCCCGGCGTTCTCAACATCGTTACCGGCCCCGGACGCGTGGTCGGCGACGCGCTGGTCAATCATCCTGATGTCGACAAGGTGACGTTCACGGGATCGCCGGGCGTCGGCCGCGGAATTCTGCGCGGCGCTGCCGGCAACTTCAAGCGCGTGTCGCTCGAGCTCGGCGGCAAGTCCGCCAACGTCATCTTCGACGACGCCGATATCGAGGCGGCCAGCAAGGCGGCGGCCTCGGGAATCTTCTTCAACGCCGGGCAGGTCTGCTCGGCCGGCTCACGCGTACTGGCCCATGAGAAGGTCTATGACGAGGTGGTCGAGCGGCTGACGCAGCGTGCCAAGGCCATCCGCATCGGCGATCCCGCCGATCGCGCCACGGCGATGGGGCCGGTGATCTCCGAGAAGCAGATGAAGAGCATCCTCGATTACGTCGATATCGGCCGGAACGAAGGCGCCTTTCTGACGACGGGTGGGGAGCGTGTCGGCGACCGCGGCTACTTCATCAGCCCGGCGGTGTTCGCCAACGTCCAACATGAGATGCGCATCTCGCAGGAAGAAATCTTCGGGCCCGTGGTCAGCGTCATCAAGTTCAAAGATGAAGCCGAAGCGCTCCGCATCGCCAACGGCACGGCCTACAGCCTTGCGGCCGGCGTCTGGAGCCGCGACATCGGACGGGTGCAGCGTTTCGCGAAACAGGCGAAGGCCGGAACGGTCTGGATCAACACCTATGGCTACACCGACGTGCGGTTGCCATGGGGCGGCGTGCGCGATTCAGGATTCGGCCGCGAACACGGCACGGCCGCGCTGGAGAATTTTACCGAGCCGAAGGCGGTCTGGATGAATCTGAACGTGTGA
- a CDS encoding nitronate monooxygenase family protein, translating into MSMPALFKGRLSLPVIGAPLFIISVPDLVIAQCKAGVVGSFPALNARPPALLDEWLARIKEELAAYDKANPARPSAPFAVNQIVHKSNNRLDQDLALCEKHKVPMMITSLGAREELNQAAHGWGCIVFHDVINQKFAHKAVEKGADGLILVSAGAGGHAGEISPLAFVAETRAWFDGPIALSGAIANGRAIRAARILGADFAYIGSAFIATREANAVEGYKQMITTSTAEDIVYSNLFTGVHGNYLKPSIVAAGMDPDNLPTSDPSKMSFGTDASGERAKPKAWKEIWGSGQGVGSVAKVLPAAELIARFKKEYDEAVDPAL; encoded by the coding sequence ATGTCCATGCCTGCCTTGTTCAAGGGCCGTCTGTCGCTACCCGTGATCGGTGCGCCGCTCTTCATCATTTCCGTGCCGGATCTGGTGATCGCACAATGCAAGGCGGGTGTGGTGGGGTCGTTCCCGGCGCTGAACGCCCGGCCGCCGGCGCTGCTCGACGAATGGCTGGCGCGGATCAAGGAAGAGCTTGCGGCCTACGACAAGGCGAACCCTGCGCGGCCGTCGGCACCGTTTGCGGTGAACCAGATCGTGCACAAGTCGAACAACCGGCTCGATCAGGATCTGGCGCTTTGTGAAAAGCACAAGGTGCCGATGATGATCACTTCGCTCGGCGCGCGCGAGGAACTCAATCAGGCGGCGCATGGCTGGGGCTGCATCGTTTTCCACGACGTGATCAACCAGAAGTTCGCGCACAAGGCGGTCGAGAAGGGCGCCGACGGATTGATCCTGGTCTCGGCCGGCGCCGGCGGCCATGCCGGCGAGATTTCGCCGCTGGCCTTCGTGGCGGAGACGCGGGCCTGGTTCGATGGTCCGATCGCGTTGTCGGGCGCGATTGCAAACGGCCGCGCCATCCGCGCCGCGCGCATACTGGGCGCCGACTTTGCCTATATCGGCTCCGCCTTCATCGCCACCAGGGAGGCCAACGCCGTCGAGGGCTACAAGCAGATGATCACGACCTCGACCGCCGAAGACATCGTCTATTCCAACCTGTTCACCGGCGTGCACGGCAATTATCTGAAACCGTCGATCGTTGCCGCCGGCATGGATCCTGACAATCTCCCGACCTCGGATCCCTCGAAAATGAGCTTCGGTACGGACGCGTCGGGCGAGCGCGCCAAGCCAAAGGCCTGGAAGGAAATCTGGGGCTCCGGCCAGGGCGTGGGCAGCGTCGCCAAGGTCTTGCCGGCTGCCGAGCTGATCGCGCGCTTCAAGAAAGAGTATGACGAGGCGGTCGACCCCGCATTGTAA